Proteins co-encoded in one Setaria viridis chromosome 9, Setaria_viridis_v4.0, whole genome shotgun sequence genomic window:
- the LOC117840572 gene encoding uncharacterized protein, whose protein sequence is MIPGAHLPPLRAVRALSAQLCPSRHLCSGGSRNGGESPPVQSNGDGVREGEEVVSGLDAGRFPREMLLRLPPPGGRPESDDGENCSPGHGQRRQFFEDVRLEADRIFRILLQDGPGFSARQALDEMRPKVSNALVRKVLFRIVVSVDSVNRERYPKLAYKFFVWAGQQEGYRHDTSMYNLVMKVFSECGEVKAMWRLFEEMAEKGLPVSARTFHLLICTSGKVGLRRRLVERFIKLSTFSYRPFRNAFNAILHTLLTIEQYSLIEWVHEKMILEGHSPDVLTYNIVMRAKYMLGKLDQFHRLLDEMGKNGLTPDLHTYNLLLHVLGKGDKPLAALNLLNYMSDVGCVPNVLHFTNLIDGLGRAGNLEACKYFFDEMVKKGCEPDVVCYTVMITSYVAAGKFEEAQRFFDDMLVRGHLPNVYTYNSMIRGLCTVGEFDKAFATLKDMDSHGCTPNFSVYSSLVSRLRNAGKDSHANNVIKYMTDKGHYLHLLSRFGGYKRC, encoded by the coding sequence ATGATCCCGGGCGCTCACCTACCTCCGCTCCGAGCAGTCCGGGCGCTCTCCGCCCAGCTCTGCCCGTCGCGGCATCTCTGCAGCGGCGGTTCCAGAAACGGCGGCGAAAGTCCCCCTGTACAGAGCAATGGTGATGGAGTCCGTGAGGGAGAAGAGGTTGTGTCAGGCCTGGATGCGGGCCGCTTCCCGCGGGAAATGCTcctccggctgccgccgcccggAGGTCGGCCGGAGAGCGATGACGGCGAAAATTGTTCTCCTGGTCACGGTCAAAGGAGACAGTTCTTTGAGGATGTGAGGCTGGAGGCAGACAGGATCTTCAGGATCCTGCTGCAGGACGGCCCGGGGTTCAGTGCCCGCCAGGCGCTCGATGAAATGCGCCCGAAGGTGTCCAACGCACTGGTGAGGAAGGTGCTGTTCAGGATTGTGGTGTCCGTGGACAGTGTGAACCGTGAAAGGTACCCGAAGCTTGCGTACAAGTTTTTCGTGTGGGCAGGGCAGCAGGAGGGGTACCGACACGACACGAGCATGTACAACCTGGTCATGAAGGTTTTCTCTGAGTGTGGGGAGGTGAAGGCAATGTGGCGGTTGTTTGAGGAGATGGCGGAAAAGGGGCTGCCTGTCTCTGCCCGGACGTTCCACCTCCTGATATGCACATCTGGGAAGGTTGGGTTGAGGCGGAGGCTGGTGGAGAGGTTCATCAAGTTGAGTACTTTCAGCTACCGCCCATTCAGGAATGCGTTCAATGCAATACTGCACACGCTTCTGACAATAGAGCAGTACTCGCTGATTGAGTGGGTTCACGAGAAAATGATCCTCGAGGGGCACTCACCTGACGTCTTGACATACAACATAGTGATGCGTGCAAAGTATATGCTTGGTAAGTTGGATCAATTCCATCGTTTACTTGATGAGATGGGGAAAAATGGGCTTACACCGGACCTCCATACTTACAATCTGCTGCTTCATGTGCTTGGTAAGGGAGACAAACCCCTCGCAGCTCTCAATTTGCTGAACTACATGAGTGATGTTGGATGTGTACCAAATGTGCTTCATTTCACAAATTTGATAGATGGTCTTGGCCGTGCTGGCAACCTAGAAGCTTGCAAGTATTTCTTTGATGAGATGGTCAAGAAAGGTTGTGAACCAGATGTTGTCTGCTACACTGTTATGATCACAAGCTATGTGGCAGCTGGGAAATTTGAGGAAGCCCAGAGGTTTTTTGATGATATGCTGGTGAGAGGGCACCTTCCGAATGTGTACACATATAATTCAATGATACGGGGGCTTTGCACAGTAGGAGAGTTTGATAAAGCATTCGCGACGCTGAAGGACATGGACTCACATGGATGCACACCAAACTTCTCAGTGTACAGTAGTCTAGTGAGTAGACTGCGTAACGCTGGGAAGGATTCCCATGCTAATAATGTCATTAAGTACATGACAGATAAGGGTCATTATCTTCATCTGCTGTCAAGGTTTGGGGGATACAAAAGATGCTGA
- the LOC117840573 gene encoding heavy metal-associated isoprenylated plant protein 39 isoform X2: MAQKVVLRVPTMTDDKIKQKAIEAVADIYGIDSIAADLKENKMTIIGDMDAVAIAKKLKKIGKIDIVSVGPAKEEKKEEKKEEKKEEKKEEKKEEKKEEKKEEKKEEKK; the protein is encoded by the exons ATGGCTCAG AAGGTGGTACTGAGGGTTCCAACCATGACTGATGACAAGATCAAGCAGAAGGCAATTGAAGCTGTTGCGGACATTTACG GTATTGACTCCATAGCAGCGGATCTGAAGGAGAACAAGATGACCATCATAGGAGACATGGATGCTGTGGCAATTGCCAAGAAGTTAAAGAAGATTGGGAAAATTGACATTGTATCTGTTGGACctgcaaaagaagaaaagaaggaagaaaagaaggaagaaaagaaggaagaaaagaaagaggagaaaaaagaggaaaagaaagaagagaagaaagaggagaagaaagaagagaagaaatga
- the LOC117840573 gene encoding heavy metal-associated isoprenylated plant protein 39 isoform X1 has protein sequence MAQQKVVLRVPTMTDDKIKQKAIEAVADIYGIDSIAADLKENKMTIIGDMDAVAIAKKLKKIGKIDIVSVGPAKEEKKEEKKEEKKEEKKEEKKEEKKEEKKEEKKEEKK, from the exons ATGGCTCAG CAGAAGGTGGTACTGAGGGTTCCAACCATGACTGATGACAAGATCAAGCAGAAGGCAATTGAAGCTGTTGCGGACATTTACG GTATTGACTCCATAGCAGCGGATCTGAAGGAGAACAAGATGACCATCATAGGAGACATGGATGCTGTGGCAATTGCCAAGAAGTTAAAGAAGATTGGGAAAATTGACATTGTATCTGTTGGACctgcaaaagaagaaaagaaggaagaaaagaaggaagaaaagaaggaagaaaagaaagaggagaaaaaagaggaaaagaaagaagagaagaaagaggagaagaaagaagagaagaaatga
- the LOC117835305 gene encoding uncharacterized protein — protein sequence MPQEASAQQASTVDTADVPALRWVAARVLAVAEPQKHPCCACRQERLFNPPLGDIKGPFRPAMRWTNVMSGFVLRSMCQLISTGVRTDKGFKEVHLNQVAKSLHEFSGNEVTSTQVYNHLRKWRQRWIRVTKVRELSGALWDEDNFMITLEDEHYKGHIKAHPKDADLLNKPIENYQQMQIIFGNGLATCKFAMGSGEALGSPSNFVESSVNVESDAMKVDDVPKIFGEAPKTQNAGVGSGSNAGNKKKRCMLSEGDIVVMTGMTDAVNNVANAILQTKIEDVHPELYGVVMFMPGFIEEALMAAYSHMLDNKAHGTAFVKMNDSHRVLWLRTFLAKHYYI from the exons ATGCCGCAGGAGGCGAGCGCGCAGCAGGCCTCGACGGTCGACACTGCTGATGTTCCCGCGTTACGCTGGGTTGCTGCGCGCGTATTGGCAGTGGCAGAACCACAGAAGCACCCCTGCTGCGCGTGCAGGCAG GAACGCCTATTCAacccccctctaggcgacatcaagGGACCTTTCAGGCCTGCAATGAGATGGACCAATGTGATGTCAGGATTTGTGCTTCGCAGCATGTGCCAGCTGATCTCCACTGGAGTGAGAACTGACAAAGGTTTTAAAGAGGTGCACTTGAACCAAGTGGCCAAGTCTCTGCATGAATTTTCAGGCAATGAGGTCACTAGCACCCAAGTTTATAACCATCTGCGCAagtggaggcagaggtggaTTAGGGTGACCAAGGTTAGAGAACTTAGTGGTGCtttgtgggatgaggataactTCATGATCACTTTGGAGGATGAGCACTACAAGGGCCATATCAAG GCACACCCCAAGGATGCTGACTTATTGAACAAGCCTATTGAGAACTACCAGCAGATGCAGATCATATTTGGTAATGGGTTGGCTACATGCAAGTTTGCCATGGGGTCTGGTGAGGCTTTGGGGTCCCCATCTAACTTTGTTGAGAGCTCAGTTAACGTTGAGTCAGATGCTATGAAGGTTGATGATGTCCCAAAGATATTTGGAGAGGCACCCAAGACTCAGAATGCTGGTGTTGGGTCTGGTTCTAATGCaggcaacaagaagaagaggtgCATGCTTAGTGAGGGGGACATTGTTGTCATGACTGGCATGACTGATGCAGTGAACAATGTTGCAAATGCCATTCTCCAGACCAAGATTGAGGATGTCCACCCTGAGTTGTATGGTGTTGTTATGTTCATGCCTGGGTTCATAGAGGAGGCATTGATGGCAGCCTATTCACACATGCTTGACAACAAGGCTCATGGCACTGCATTTGTGAAGATGAATGACTCTCACCGTGTGCTGTGGCTAAGGACCTTCTTGGCCAAGCACTACTACATTTAG
- the LOC117840155 gene encoding uncharacterized protein, with protein sequence MDAPAMLTRKHVPEDVGLRNAGEDEAGAGGQGQLHRDEKQHKPVLKKVKEKMKKIKNTLAGHGHGGDEPAGDAAGSTSSEDGSEDAAEREAAVEKGGYMEDVEDKPVVTESDPEVHGAPMYESERAPAVQDLVAKYDPARAPAVQEREGDGAPWVRLGDLGGPVVEDPAAPRSTTPAAREGEDIGTTPVVQQFETMNLSDDPTHVGAGKEDAKVEEWKDTAADKMGGATYTDKLKNAAAGTTEYGKKLASTVYEKVAGAGAGKRDDERMEAAPASNTGTEELKDAHATTGATNGSSGAGYTDKVRSAAAGTTEYGKQLASTAYEKVAGVGAAVAPNLRPQVGAGKPDDARGEAMPVSDTGAEEWQDAPAAATDAAGGGASGPGYTDKIKSAAAGTTEYGKQLASTVYEKVAGAGTAVAGKVQQATRSAGTATPGVGAQQQDASAGGQDKGVTVTGYIAKKLQPGDDDRALSEAISGAVQRRKEDVGGTVTQRVPAPGQVVTKAREAVTSLTGGNRVSETVQPSTATGEEVKEGYAAEAPVIHGEEIGDARLNTNTM encoded by the exons ATGGACGCGCCGGCCATGCTCACGCGCAAGCACGTCCCCGAGGACGTGGGCCTCCGCAACGCCG GGGAGGACGAGGCAGGGGCCGGGGGCCAGGGGCAGCTGCACCGCGACGAGAAGCAGCACAAGCCGGTGCTGAAGAAGgtcaaggagaagatgaagaagatcaagaacaccctcgccggccacggccacggcggcgacgagcccgCGGGAGAtgccgccggcagcaccagcagcgAGGATGGGTCGGAGGacgcggcggagagggaggccGCTGTGGAGAAGGGCGGGTACATGGAGGACGTCGAGGACAAGCCCGTCGTCACGGAGTCCGACCCCGAGGTGCACGGCGCCCCGA TGTACGAGTCGGAGCGGGCGCCGGCCGTGCAGGACCTCGTCGCCAAGTACGATCCGGCGAGGGCACCGGCCGTGCAGGAAAGGGAGGGCGACGGCGCACCCTGGGTGCGGCTCGGCGACCTCGGCGGCCCCGTGGTCGAggacccggcggcgccgcgctccACGACGCCCGCGGCGCGAG AGGGTGAGGACATCGGCACGACGCCCGTCGTGCAGCAGTTCGAGACCATGAACTTGTCCGACGACCCGACGCACGTGGGCGCTGGGAAGGAGGACGCCAAGGTGGAGGAGTGGAAGGACACGGCCGCGGACAAGATGGGCGGCGCGACCTACACGGACAAGCTCAAGAACGCGGCCGCGGGCACCACGGAGTACGGCAAGAAGCTGGCGAGCACGGTGTACGAgaaggtcgccggcgccggcgcggggaaGCGCGACGATgagcgcatggaggcggcgccggcgtcgaacACCGGCACGGAGGAGTTGAAAGACGCCCACGCCACCACGGGCGCGACGAACGGCTCGTCCGGCGCGGGCTACACGGACAAGGTCaggtcggcggccgcgggcacCACCGAGTACGGCAAGCAGCTGGCGTCCACCGCGTACGAGAaggtcgccggcgtcggcgccgccgtcgcgcccaaCCTCCGTCCGCAGGTGGGCGCGGGGAAGCCGGACGACGCACGCGGCGAGGCAATGCCGGTGTCGGACACAGGCGCCGAGGAGTGGCAAGacgcgcccgcggcggccacggacgcggctggcggcggcgcgtcgggccCGGGCTACACGGACAAGATCAAGtccgcggcggccggcaccACGGAGTACGGGAAGCAGCTGGCGAGCACCGTGTACGAGAAGGTCGCTGGCGCCGGCACCGCCGTGGCGGGCAAGGTCCAGCAGGCCACGCGGTCGGccggcacggcgacgcccgGGGTCGGCGCGCAGCAGCAGGACGCGAGCGCCGGCGGGCAGGACAAGGGGGTGACCGTGACGGGGTACATCGCCAAGAAGCTGCAGCCGGGCGACGATGACCGCGCGCTCAGCGAGGCGATCTCCGGCGCCGTGCAGCGCCGCAAGGAGGACGTCGGTGGCACGGTGACGCAGCGCGTGCCGGCGCCCGGCCAGGTGGTGACCAAGGCGCGCGAGGCCGTCACGTCGCTCACCGGCGGGAACCGCGTCTCCGAGACCGTGCAGCCAAGCACGGCCACAG GGGAGGAGGTGAAGGAAGGCTACGCGGCGGAAGCGCCGGTGATCCACGGCGAGGAGATCGGCGACGCGAGGCTGAACACGAATACAATGTGA